The Spirochaetota bacterium genome has a window encoding:
- a CDS encoding tetratricopeptide repeat protein: protein MASFRRDNTARNIGIGALILLLLAGGGYLIYRSAGDPLRDIEDLRVKQIGLYEKLLETDPANVDILVKIGNLYKSIGDIDRAIDYYKKALAIDPNNYAALNELGHAYALKGDYENAIAALERAKRSFPKMPVAYNKLGNVYDDQDKLDAALGEYKKAMKVAPKHQESYWNIAQQRLKKGDLRGAIEILKKGIKENPNDPEGYYNLGNLYMRARDYGNALKNFEKAADLDPRVSKYHRGVGEAELRLGNTDRAVAAFMKALQADPGDALAAERLGDIYAKDAEYPGAVKYYRQALSYNSRDKNLQRKYLAALANLRNTERMAGRGTSDGGSRIVGDGPGGDRIAGRSDIAPGGDMGAESNIKTPKPPDTKGDAAKWRELGDRYRDAKDYDNAIKAYKKATEIEPSDDYSHYWQGRIYYHNKLDEEAKKSFQNAIVANPKNADSHYRLGLIHYMNDRFDTAARHFGKAVEIQPDFPRAYYSRGLAYHKLNDQGRAINDLKTAIRQDPKLDRAYFNLGDIYLKSKNYPEALAQFSKDRELRPDNPDTNFKLAETYHEMKSYNNASQFYQKTIDLDPNYSQAYFNLGLINAEKNQYQAAISLYQKALSIKGDDYATLYELGKSHEALGDDNKAIEYYSKAIAKNPNYAKAYINLGNLYAKNNLNDKAIQQYKLAATNDPKSYDAHYNLANAYREAKLYDEAIEEYKTAIDLNPMDSKAHFFQGIAYRDKGVYDDAVRAFERSVQINKSNWQGHEELGMIYYRKIKDRQKAISNFERVLSLKPDHPSADKIQDILGLLKKEP, encoded by the coding sequence ATGGCATCATTCCGCAGGGACAACACGGCACGCAACATCGGCATCGGGGCGCTCATATTGCTGCTTCTGGCCGGAGGAGGCTATCTCATCTACCGAAGCGCGGGCGATCCGCTGCGCGACATAGAGGATCTTCGCGTAAAGCAGATCGGCCTGTACGAAAAGCTGCTCGAGACAGACCCGGCCAATGTGGACATACTGGTTAAAATAGGCAACCTTTACAAATCCATCGGAGATATCGACCGCGCCATCGACTACTATAAAAAGGCGCTGGCCATCGATCCCAATAACTACGCCGCGCTGAACGAGCTGGGCCACGCCTACGCGCTCAAGGGCGATTACGAGAACGCCATTGCCGCGCTCGAACGGGCCAAGCGCTCTTTTCCGAAGATGCCTGTGGCCTATAACAAACTTGGCAACGTCTACGACGACCAGGACAAGCTCGACGCGGCGCTTGGCGAATACAAAAAGGCCATGAAGGTGGCGCCGAAGCACCAGGAGAGCTACTGGAACATCGCGCAGCAGCGCCTAAAAAAGGGCGATCTGCGCGGCGCGATCGAAATATTGAAAAAAGGCATAAAGGAAAACCCGAACGACCCTGAGGGCTACTACAACCTGGGCAATCTCTACATGCGCGCGCGCGATTATGGCAACGCGCTTAAAAACTTCGAAAAGGCCGCCGACCTCGATCCGCGCGTGTCGAAGTACCACCGCGGCGTGGGCGAGGCCGAGCTTCGGCTGGGTAACACCGACCGTGCTGTCGCCGCCTTCATGAAGGCGCTCCAGGCCGATCCCGGCGACGCGCTTGCCGCGGAGCGCCTTGGCGACATATACGCCAAGGACGCCGAATACCCCGGCGCGGTGAAGTACTACAGACAGGCCCTCTCCTATAACAGCCGCGACAAGAACCTTCAGCGTAAATATCTCGCCGCGCTCGCCAACCTGCGCAACACCGAACGCATGGCCGGTCGCGGTACGTCCGATGGCGGATCGCGTATCGTCGGCGACGGCCCCGGCGGCGACCGGATCGCCGGACGTTCCGACATCGCCCCCGGCGGCGACATGGGCGCGGAGTCGAACATAAAAACGCCCAAACCGCCCGATACAAAGGGCGACGCGGCGAAGTGGCGCGAGCTGGGCGACCGCTACCGCGACGCGAAGGACTACGACAACGCCATCAAGGCCTATAAAAAGGCCACCGAGATCGAACCCTCCGACGACTACTCGCACTACTGGCAGGGCCGCATCTATTACCACAACAAGCTCGACGAGGAGGCCAAAAAGTCCTTCCAGAACGCCATTGTTGCCAATCCCAAGAACGCCGATTCGCACTACCGGCTTGGGCTCATCCACTACATGAACGACAGGTTCGACACGGCCGCCCGCCATTTCGGCAAGGCCGTGGAAATACAGCCCGACTTCCCTCGCGCATATTACTCGCGCGGACTGGCGTACCACAAACTGAACGACCAGGGCCGGGCGATTAATGATTTAAAGACCGCCATACGGCAGGACCCGAAGCTCGACCGCGCTTATTTCAACCTTGGCGATATCTATTTGAAGAGCAAAAACTATCCCGAGGCGCTCGCCCAGTTCTCCAAGGACCGCGAACTTCGGCCCGACAATCCCGATACGAACTTCAAGCTTGCCGAGACCTATCACGAGATGAAATCGTATAACAACGCCTCGCAGTTCTACCAGAAGACGATAGACCTCGATCCCAATTACTCCCAGGCCTATTTCAACCTGGGGCTCATCAACGCCGAGAAGAATCAGTACCAGGCGGCCATTTCGCTATACCAGAAGGCGCTGTCGATAAAGGGCGACGATTACGCCACGCTCTACGAGCTGGGCAAGTCGCACGAGGCGCTGGGCGACGACAACAAGGCAATCGAGTACTACTCGAAGGCGATCGCCAAAAACCCCAACTACGCGAAGGCTTACATCAACCTGGGGAACCTCTACGCCAAGAACAACCTTAACGACAAGGCCATCCAGCAGTACAAGCTGGCAGCGACCAACGACCCTAAGTCCTATGACGCGCACTACAACCTCGCCAACGCCTACCGCGAGGCCAAGCTCTACGACGAGGCCATAGAGGAATACAAGACCGCCATCGACCTCAACCCGATGGACTCCAAGGCCCATTTTTTCCAGGGGATCGCCTATCGCGACAAGGGCGTGTACGACGACGCCGTGCGCGCCTTCGAGCGCTCGGTGCAGATCAACAAGAGCAACTGGCAGGGGCACGAGGAGCTGGGAATGATCTATTACCGCAAGATCAAGGACAGGCAGAAGGCCATCAGCAATTTCGAGCGGGTGCTCTCGCTCAAGCCCGACCACCCCAGCGCGGACAAGATCCAGGATATCCTGGGGCTTCTTAAAAAGGAGCCGTAG
- a CDS encoding N-acetylmuramoyl-L-alanine amidase: MKNTKVKYSIYITLLAAALAFSTASAAEEQPSYCTLGQPETISTILSKENNIVHLKLAIELLKAIDDTYVDIYKNLNSGKKLIVFVDPAHGKLDNGAWEGEMTGRLSSTGLPEEYYSIMLSRELYRTLSANRFIEVRSTDDFMTVMKGKSDIYRNIPFVDTVRMATEAGAFIIVSEHLNNIASIVKASGLMNIPGVHITTDRWGNRYLSYVRDVHRGFLTLYNKYDATDFSRRYALNLKEALLARGMRANSWQFGAVPDDRFSYFVDFPISVIYESGFISNPEDEEFLRDPENQRLIVRGQYESLIETVREVFGVDISGGTPVRVGKAPDELIELLKLSRLVIFYITNCEAQKAIGVINLMEKKFAGVNPQFVAPYREIKNTLVRADSYFRQGMAHLKKKNYKSATWCLQRAKRTLRYRPLYSSLFARYSGQYQEMGVPGRAVDLFVYNPKKLPPATSRPTPPLVPVRSAALTTPIILAVDSDQTLENAVKKALSPDKKTLERLIKSFTNAYTFKSVKTGGKWRKLRQKVNFGPGIYIVRLDRNLNVVSVKPVKKVALIPAKFQNHQYLKNSYFALEHKERAL; the protein is encoded by the coding sequence ATGAAGAATACGAAAGTGAAATATTCGATATATATCACCCTCCTCGCCGCCGCATTGGCGTTTTCGACGGCGTCAGCAGCCGAGGAACAGCCGTCTTACTGCACGCTCGGCCAGCCAGAAACGATCAGCACCATCCTTTCCAAAGAAAACAACATAGTCCATCTCAAGCTCGCCATCGAGCTCCTCAAGGCCATCGACGACACTTACGTCGATATATACAAAAACCTGAACTCCGGCAAAAAGCTTATCGTCTTCGTGGATCCCGCGCACGGCAAGCTGGATAACGGCGCCTGGGAGGGCGAGATGACCGGTCGCCTGAGTTCGACGGGGCTCCCCGAGGAATACTACTCGATCATGCTCTCGCGCGAGCTATACCGGACGCTTTCGGCCAACCGATTCATCGAGGTCCGATCGACCGATGACTTCATGACTGTGATGAAGGGTAAGAGCGACATCTACAGAAACATCCCCTTCGTCGACACGGTTCGAATGGCGACCGAAGCGGGCGCCTTCATCATCGTGAGCGAACATCTCAATAACATCGCGTCCATTGTCAAGGCCAGCGGGCTCATGAACATACCGGGAGTCCACATCACCACGGACAGATGGGGAAACCGCTACCTCTCATATGTCAGGGACGTCCACCGCGGTTTTCTCACACTCTACAACAAGTACGACGCGACCGATTTTTCCCGACGCTATGCCCTGAACCTCAAGGAGGCCCTCTTGGCGCGGGGCATGCGGGCCAACAGCTGGCAGTTCGGCGCCGTCCCCGACGACCGCTTCTCGTACTTCGTGGACTTTCCCATCTCGGTGATCTACGAGTCGGGCTTCATCTCCAATCCCGAGGACGAGGAATTCCTGCGCGATCCCGAAAACCAGCGTCTTATAGTGCGCGGCCAGTACGAGTCTCTGATTGAAACCGTCCGCGAGGTCTTCGGCGTCGACATCTCGGGCGGAACTCCGGTGCGCGTCGGAAAGGCCCCGGACGAGCTCATCGAGCTTCTCAAGCTCTCGCGCCTTGTGATCTTCTATATAACCAACTGCGAGGCGCAGAAGGCTATCGGCGTCATCAACCTCATGGAAAAAAAGTTCGCCGGTGTCAACCCGCAGTTCGTGGCCCCGTACCGCGAGATAAAGAACACGCTTGTACGGGCCGACAGCTACTTCCGCCAGGGCATGGCCCATCTTAAGAAGAAAAACTATAAAAGCGCCACCTGGTGCCTGCAGCGAGCCAAGCGCACGCTGCGCTACCGCCCCCTGTATTCGTCGCTGTTCGCGCGCTACTCGGGGCAATACCAGGAGATGGGCGTTCCCGGTCGCGCCGTGGACCTCTTCGTCTACAATCCGAAGAAGCTACCGCCGGCGACGTCGCGTCCGACCCCTCCGCTCGTACCCGTTCGTTCCGCCGCGCTCACGACGCCGATCATTTTGGCGGTGGACAGCGACCAGACGCTGGAGAACGCCGTTAAAAAGGCCCTCAGTCCGGACAAAAAAACACTGGAACGCCTGATCAAGTCGTTCACAAACGCGTATACGTTCAAGAGTGTAAAGACCGGCGGCAAATGGCGCAAGCTGCGGCAGAAGGTTAATTTCGGACCGGGCATATATATCGTTAGACTCGACCGCAACCTGAACGTGGTATCGGTAAAGCCGGTTAAAAAAGTGGCGCTCATCCCGGCAAAATTCCAGAACCACCAGTATTTAAAGAATTCGTATTTCGCCCTTGAGCACAAAGAACGCGCGCTCTGA
- a CDS encoding EAL domain-containing protein yields the protein MPRGSILIVRAPSPKSHQLGALLRGHGFSITELSFREFRETAATGKSFDLILYHLDDSIAADCAPDDLLGRHDAPSLAIAPAAADFEYLQNCLRCGMGNFLTFPYGKRSLVKRIEEIISSGGTAVPNGDEKLRLFMRHGEEADSIELGKKQLVDFIVSSLENSIHSSRLLRKFHGGSRLVAETDNLTQNAQTLSARAGDKILLEQEIFHAIERDEFEMFYQPIVDMTAGGIVGFESLIRWKHPDRGYVSPAEFIPFAEESALILSLGFIAIEKTCRQLRDWHDTFTDAGPLSASINLSTVQFIHPELAEEITGIVDGIGIPHEYIRFEITESTLMADMDSANMMLLKLKSMNYKLYMDDFGTGYSSLSYLRHFPMDVIKIDRSFIKYMGIDDESLVITKTIIDLAHNLGKLVVAEGIETEEHLAILREMGCDYGQGYLFSPPLCAADTRALLAKRQRW from the coding sequence ATGCCGCGTGGAAGTATTCTTATCGTAAGGGCCCCGTCGCCGAAAAGCCATCAGTTAGGCGCCCTGCTCCGTGGGCACGGCTTTTCGATTACCGAGCTGTCATTCAGAGAATTCAGGGAAACCGCCGCAACCGGCAAAAGCTTCGACCTGATACTCTACCATCTTGACGATTCGATCGCGGCGGACTGCGCGCCGGACGACCTGCTCGGCCGTCACGACGCACCGTCGCTTGCCATCGCCCCCGCCGCGGCCGACTTCGAGTACCTCCAGAACTGTCTCAGGTGCGGAATGGGTAACTTCCTTACATTCCCCTACGGGAAACGATCGCTCGTCAAACGCATCGAGGAAATCATAAGCTCGGGAGGAACGGCAGTTCCAAACGGCGACGAAAAGCTGAGGCTCTTCATGCGGCACGGCGAAGAAGCGGATTCGATTGAGCTCGGGAAGAAACAGCTCGTCGATTTCATTGTTTCATCGCTGGAGAACTCCATTCACAGCTCCAGGTTGCTCCGCAAATTCCATGGCGGGAGCAGGCTCGTCGCGGAAACAGATAATCTGACACAAAACGCGCAGACGCTATCCGCGCGCGCCGGAGACAAGATACTGCTCGAGCAGGAGATATTCCACGCGATAGAGAGGGACGAGTTCGAGATGTTTTACCAGCCCATTGTCGACATGACTGCGGGCGGGATAGTCGGCTTCGAGTCGCTCATACGGTGGAAGCACCCTGACCGCGGATACGTTTCACCCGCGGAGTTCATCCCTTTCGCCGAGGAATCGGCGCTAATCCTTTCACTGGGATTCATTGCGATAGAGAAGACCTGCAGGCAGCTACGCGATTGGCACGACACCTTCACGGACGCAGGCCCCCTGAGTGCATCCATCAACCTCTCCACCGTGCAGTTCATCCATCCCGAACTCGCGGAAGAGATCACCGGAATTGTCGATGGCATCGGAATTCCTCACGAGTATATCCGCTTCGAGATCACCGAAAGCACCCTTATGGCCGACATGGACTCGGCCAACATGATGCTGTTAAAGCTCAAGTCGATGAATTACAAACTGTACATGGACGACTTCGGCACCGGCTACTCCTCGCTGAGCTACCTGCGGCATTTCCCGATGGACGTAATCAAAATCGACCGGTCGTTCATCAAGTACATGGGGATCGACGACGAAAGCCTCGTCATTACAAAGACCATCATCGATCTCGCGCATAACCTGGGAAAGCTTGTGGTCGCCGAGGGCATCGAGACGGAGGAGCACCTGGCGATACTGCGCGAAATGGGCTGCGATTACGGCCAGGGCTACCTGTTTTCGCCGCCCCTCTGTGCGGCGGACACTCGGGCGCTGCTGGCGAAGAGGCAGCGCTGGTAA
- a CDS encoding disulfide oxidoreductase, translated as MEIKGKTTVEEAMKKSTAVAAVFKKHRLDCASCRGAKEDTIEKVALNNGLDLKALLKELNRSLKEKD; from the coding sequence ATGGAAATAAAAGGAAAAACCACGGTCGAAGAGGCCATGAAGAAGTCGACGGCGGTGGCCGCGGTCTTTAAAAAACACAGGCTCGACTGTGCTTCGTGCAGGGGTGCGAAGGAAGACACCATCGAAAAGGTGGCGCTGAACAACGGTCTGGATCTCAAGGCCCTTCTCAAAGAGCTAAACAGGTCGCTCAAGGAAAAGGACTGA
- a CDS encoding PilZ domain-containing protein produces MKRNYIKYEDLSSEIKKEIERFYMENKIGDSFLSREEAMLTWFEKEFDIWMVQNYAGRDKKDRRTDERRKRPLVDVEPEPKKKRDADRRASVRRKHFRLDIEVPVRIVETLIESSRDETEAFDFVGTLVNISKGGFYFKFSQPMEISSIIRVHIDLSSMDIELRDIEALAMVVRVDRLSGDTYGVGVMFSSIYDEHREKLEMFIFQNLAYYIYRNSR; encoded by the coding sequence ATGAAGAGGAATTATATCAAATACGAAGACCTTTCTTCGGAGATAAAGAAGGAAATCGAACGATTTTACATGGAGAATAAAATCGGCGACTCGTTCCTGTCCAGGGAAGAAGCCATGCTGACGTGGTTCGAAAAGGAGTTCGACATCTGGATGGTGCAGAACTACGCCGGGCGCGACAAAAAGGACAGGAGAACCGACGAGCGGCGCAAGCGCCCGCTCGTGGATGTTGAGCCCGAACCCAAGAAGAAGCGCGACGCCGACCGCAGGGCGAGCGTTCGGCGAAAGCATTTTCGCCTCGACATCGAGGTGCCGGTGCGCATCGTCGAGACGCTCATAGAATCATCGAGAGACGAGACCGAGGCCTTCGATTTTGTGGGGACGCTCGTCAACATCAGCAAGGGCGGGTTTTACTTCAAGTTCAGCCAGCCCATGGAGATTTCGAGCATCATACGGGTGCATATAGATCTTTCGTCGATGGACATCGAACTCAGGGACATCGAGGCGCTCGCCATGGTGGTCCGCGTGGACAGGCTCTCCGGCGACACCTATGGGGTTGGCGTGATGTTCAGCAGCATCTACGATGAACACCGGGAGAAGCTCGAGATGTTCATCTTCCAAAACCTCGCCTACTACATCTACCGCAACAGCAGGTAG
- a CDS encoding enoyl-CoA hydratase, with the protein MEKPLLFEVENGIAVITLNRPQRRNCFNRELLAMLYDAIDEVSRNDAITVAIITGNGKSFCTGIDLSVLGKEELFDPRGDGKEYPDIIGACRKPVIGAINGHAITGGFEIALNCDFLIASENAIFGDTHAKVGIHPGWGMTQLLQQAVGQRMAKQMSLTCQYFNAEQALRYGLVNEVVPAERLLPRAMEIASQICAVNREMMMTIKGLIEYRNGATLEEAYANERKEFRKFVEKMADMMKGK; encoded by the coding sequence ATGGAAAAGCCATTACTGTTCGAGGTCGAAAACGGCATAGCCGTCATCACGCTCAACCGCCCGCAGCGGCGCAACTGTTTCAACCGGGAACTGCTTGCCATGCTCTACGACGCGATCGACGAGGTTTCGCGTAACGACGCCATCACGGTCGCCATAATCACCGGGAACGGAAAATCATTCTGCACAGGGATCGACCTTTCGGTGCTCGGCAAGGAGGAGCTGTTCGACCCGCGGGGCGACGGCAAGGAATACCCCGACATTATCGGCGCCTGCCGCAAACCGGTGATTGGCGCGATCAACGGGCACGCGATAACGGGCGGTTTCGAGATCGCGCTCAACTGCGATTTCCTCATAGCATCCGAGAACGCCATATTCGGCGATACCCACGCCAAGGTCGGCATACACCCGGGGTGGGGAATGACGCAGTTATTGCAGCAGGCCGTCGGCCAGCGCATGGCAAAACAGATGTCGCTCACCTGCCAGTATTTCAACGCCGAGCAGGCGCTCCGCTATGGCCTGGTGAACGAGGTCGTTCCGGCCGAACGGCTCCTTCCGCGCGCCATGGAGATCGCCTCCCAGATATGCGCGGTGAACCGTGAGATGATGATGACCATAAAGGGGCTAATCGAGTATCGGAACGGGGCCACGCTGGAGGAGGCGTACGCGAACGAGCGAAAGGAGTTCCGGAAGTTCGTCGAAAAGATGGCGGACATGATGAAAGGAAAGTGA
- a CDS encoding tetratricopeptide repeat protein: MRSKTAIIILLGLALCGTGAPAQTKGKEKAGDDGFKKATAYFYERKFEMAEILLQEELRKNPENRLAYSYLGDIFLYKKRLDGAMELYKKALELDPKGAEEYFRLGQIHYYKKEAFPAIQNFERAYALDSKIKFSHYHIGLTHLMLERDKLRTIASWEKYLSIAPEDPQYEKIRRAIELLKDPNFVLPPVGSDVSIEEALHLGGAVLRETDRKAEDKKAGHEGKKTKSKLEDIYRDDGL, translated from the coding sequence AAACAGCGATAATTATACTTCTCGGCCTGGCGCTCTGCGGAACTGGCGCACCGGCGCAGACGAAGGGAAAGGAAAAGGCCGGGGACGATGGCTTTAAAAAGGCCACCGCCTACTTCTACGAGCGCAAGTTCGAGATGGCGGAAATTCTTCTTCAAGAGGAACTAAGGAAGAATCCTGAGAACCGCCTTGCCTATTCCTACCTGGGCGACATCTTCCTCTATAAAAAGCGCCTGGATGGCGCTATGGAGCTCTATAAAAAGGCCCTGGAACTGGACCCCAAAGGCGCCGAGGAGTACTTCAGGCTGGGACAGATTCATTATTACAAGAAAGAAGCCTTCCCCGCCATCCAGAACTTCGAGCGGGCCTACGCCCTCGATTCCAAGATCAAATTCTCGCACTACCACATAGGCCTCACGCACCTCATGCTGGAGCGCGACAAGCTGCGCACCATCGCAAGCTGGGAGAAATATCTCTCCATTGCGCCCGAGGACCCGCAGTATGAAAAGATACGGCGCGCCATCGAGCTCCTTAAAGATCCGAACTTCGTGCTGCCGCCGGTGGGAAGTGATGTTTCCATAGAGGAGGCCCTGCACCTGGGTGGCGCAGTGCTGCGCGAGACCGACCGCAAGGCCGAGGACAAGAAAGCGGGGCACGAGGGCAAGAAGACCAAGTCGAAACTGGAAGACATATACCGCGACGACGGACTTTGA
- a CDS encoding CCA tRNA nucleotidyltransferase yields the protein MSRGSIDPEVLEILARIRRGGFKAYLVGGCVRDLLLGKKPKDFDIATDARPRQVKQLFRRCFLIGRRFRLAHVYISRDRFVEVATFRAAVDPEEVQGGRYAANNVFGAIEGDAQRRDFTVNSLYFNSADSSVVDYTGGLRDLEKKLLRSIGDPVTRFAEDPVRIIRAARFCAQLDFQPSRADLKAAKSCAPLIKQANDQRLREELFKILRCGSSEGTMRNLIRFNLLREWLPEFASERYHDGLFRRLAVVDRRHAKGEDLPVSVLITALLYDLFVEATGTDGGRQSFQEAFILLKERFGEMAGKLRLPRPEWDNICNTAARQMILMRPGGGKNWKKFENKFAGNAYFPHAMLFFEILAEATGKHGEQLAYWRRFAHPAGEPIGTRPAASAHGGSDRRPPLKPPAECADPTETPKPKKRRRPRRPRKRNPQQRPPLGGAPA from the coding sequence ATGTCGAGAGGTTCGATCGATCCCGAGGTGCTCGAAATCCTGGCGCGGATAAGGCGCGGCGGTTTCAAGGCATACCTTGTAGGAGGCTGCGTGCGCGACCTCTTGCTTGGCAAAAAGCCCAAGGACTTCGATATCGCCACCGACGCGCGTCCCCGGCAGGTGAAGCAACTCTTCCGTCGCTGTTTCCTCATAGGAAGGCGATTCCGCCTCGCTCACGTGTACATCAGCCGCGACCGCTTCGTGGAGGTGGCGACGTTTCGCGCGGCCGTCGACCCGGAGGAGGTGCAGGGCGGGCGATACGCCGCCAACAATGTCTTCGGCGCGATCGAAGGTGACGCTCAGCGGCGCGATTTTACGGTAAATTCACTGTATTTTAACAGCGCCGACTCGTCGGTTGTCGATTATACCGGAGGGTTGCGCGATCTCGAAAAGAAACTCCTTCGCTCGATAGGCGATCCGGTAACGCGCTTCGCCGAAGACCCGGTGCGCATCATCCGCGCGGCCCGCTTCTGCGCCCAGCTCGACTTCCAGCCATCGAGGGCCGACCTCAAGGCGGCGAAATCCTGCGCACCCCTTATAAAACAGGCGAACGATCAGCGCCTCCGCGAAGAGCTCTTCAAGATACTCCGTTGCGGCTCCTCCGAGGGGACCATGCGGAACCTCATTCGTTTCAACCTTTTACGGGAGTGGCTGCCGGAATTCGCGTCCGAGCGCTACCACGACGGGCTTTTCAGGCGTCTTGCGGTTGTCGACCGCCGCCACGCGAAGGGGGAGGACCTGCCGGTGAGCGTGCTCATCACCGCGCTCCTGTACGACCTGTTCGTGGAAGCGACGGGCACCGATGGCGGCAGGCAGTCCTTCCAGGAGGCCTTTATACTTCTCAAGGAGCGGTTCGGCGAGATGGCCGGGAAGCTCAGACTCCCCAGGCCGGAGTGGGACAATATCTGCAATACGGCCGCCCGCCAGATGATCCTCATGCGCCCGGGCGGCGGAAAAAACTGGAAGAAGTTCGAGAATAAATTCGCGGGCAACGCCTACTTTCCGCACGCCATGCTCTTTTTCGAAATCCTGGCGGAGGCGACGGGAAAACACGGCGAACAGCTCGCATACTGGCGGCGCTTCGCGCACCCGGCGGGCGAACCCATCGGCACCAGACCGGCGGCGTCCGCACATGGAGGGAGTGACCGAAGGCCGCCGCTGAAACCGCCGGCTGAATGTGCCGATCCGACTGAAACCCCGAAACCGAAGAAGCGCCGCCGCCCGCGCAGACCACGCAAACGGAATCCGCAGCAGCGACCGCCTCTCGGCGGGGCCCCGGCGTAA
- a CDS encoding TIGR01212 family radical SAM protein (This family includes YhcC from E. coli K-12, an uncharacterized radical SAM protein.), producing MSTKNARSDIPGPRPRAYNFFGDYLWNTYGARVLKLPIDAGFTCPNRDGTTGDSGCVFCSEEGSASPTALRAKGIREQMENARRSFHRSEAETRYIAYFQAFTNTYAPVERLRKLYDTALAGEGVMGLMIATRPDCLGDDVLDLVASYARPGFELWLEVGMQTMHGHSLEFLRRGHTHSVTRDAVLRAARRGIAVCAHIILGIPGESWEDMMATAVEVSALPVRGVKIHHLHVIAGTELERLYRASDFYLPSLGEYVSTVCDFLERLRPCILIHRLLGDRAPATLVAPAWGLHKGTVLGAIDEEFGRRVTRQGFLWREE from the coding sequence TTGAGCACAAAGAACGCGCGCTCTGACATCCCCGGCCCCCGCCCCCGGGCCTACAACTTCTTCGGCGACTACCTGTGGAACACCTACGGCGCGCGCGTCCTGAAACTTCCCATTGACGCCGGGTTCACCTGTCCCAACCGCGACGGCACAACGGGGGATTCCGGATGCGTCTTCTGCTCGGAAGAGGGCTCGGCCTCGCCGACCGCGCTCCGGGCCAAAGGCATACGTGAACAGATGGAGAATGCCCGCCGGAGCTTTCACCGCTCCGAGGCCGAGACCCGCTACATTGCCTATTTCCAGGCCTTCACCAACACCTACGCCCCGGTCGAACGACTCAGAAAACTCTACGACACGGCCCTCGCCGGCGAAGGCGTCATGGGTCTCATGATCGCCACCCGCCCAGACTGCCTGGGCGACGATGTGCTCGACCTCGTGGCCTCGTACGCGCGCCCTGGTTTCGAGCTGTGGCTGGAGGTCGGCATGCAGACCATGCACGGACATAGCCTCGAGTTTTTGCGCCGCGGCCACACGCACTCGGTCACACGCGACGCCGTTCTGCGCGCGGCTCGGCGCGGCATAGCCGTCTGCGCGCACATAATACTGGGCATTCCGGGCGAATCGTGGGAGGACATGATGGCCACGGCCGTCGAGGTGTCCGCCCTGCCCGTCCGCGGGGTCAAAATCCATCACCTGCACGTAATCGCAGGTACGGAACTTGAACGGTTGTACCGCGCGTCTGATTTTTACCTTCCCTCGCTCGGGGAGTACGTGTCGACCGTCTGCGATTTTCTGGAACGCCTCAGGCCCTGCATCCTCATACACCGTCTCCTGGGTGACCGCGCTCCGGCAACGCTCGTCGCCCCGGCCTGGGGGCTCCACAAGGGCACGGTGCTTGGAGCGATCGACGAGGAGTTCGGGCGGCGCGTCACGCGGCAGGGATTTTTATGGCGGGAAGAGTAA
- a CDS encoding RsmD family RNA methyltransferase, whose product MRVITGRLKGRTIPFNVRRHGDASVTPDMVKEALFSVLGGDLAGKSFLDLYSCSGQVGIEALSRGCSPVVFNEKERRRFEFIRKLLADWGEEAEGVLLFNFPASRCMRLMHSRGVRFDFIYLDPPYEKTRGEASVYRSVLGEIERHDLLAPDGSAIVQHYIHNKLEETVGSLRLADHRTYGTNALAFYERAGAPATVI is encoded by the coding sequence ATGAGGGTCATAACGGGAAGGCTGAAAGGCCGGACCATCCCCTTCAACGTGCGCCGCCATGGCGACGCCAGCGTAACCCCGGACATGGTCAAGGAGGCCCTTTTCTCGGTGCTGGGCGGCGACCTTGCCGGGAAATCGTTCCTGGATCTGTACAGCTGTTCCGGGCAGGTGGGAATCGAAGCGCTCAGCCGGGGGTGTTCGCCGGTGGTCTTCAATGAAAAGGAGCGCCGCCGCTTCGAATTCATCCGCAAACTGCTCGCCGACTGGGGCGAGGAGGCTGAGGGCGTGCTGCTGTTCAACTTTCCCGCTTCGCGCTGTATGCGATTGATGCATTCGCGCGGAGTGCGCTTCGATTTTATATACCTGGACCCGCCCTACGAAAAAACGCGCGGAGAAGCGTCGGTTTACCGGAGCGTGCTCGGGGAAATCGAACGCCACGACCTTCTCGCCCCGGACGGCAGCGCTATCGTCCAGCACTATATACACAATAAACTGGAAGAAACGGTCGGCTCGCTGCGCCTGGCCGACCACCGGACGTACGGCACCAACGCGCTCGCTTTCTACGAACGGGCCGGTGCACCCGCAACCGTAATATGA